In Raphanus sativus cultivar WK10039 chromosome 5, ASM80110v3, whole genome shotgun sequence, the following proteins share a genomic window:
- the LOC130512818 gene encoding putative F-box protein At2g02030, translating into MEGKRKRGVNIPRDIVEEILVKVPVKSLVRFKVVSKEWRRSIESTCFIEKHIRYQKSLGGATVLSTGKKRRNSLVLEKLLITPCSGSIQTCQYLPIQPFRPTYDFKVSEPCDGLFCIYTKTNDRKFNLVNPATNSRRILPEATSTLDEVYGTSYSLLGIGRENVVIPKHKLLWFFQCNDKLVNEFTRCKVLSLDSNSWRYVDPPNCRIYCDQPIIHLDGVLYCFSFNREEMGYGQPCICKLLAFDLHTEMFHSFSTQDLESRDCRELSMCILNHRPCIFKKRLGNNDLLFKIWGLDINKSSWEVMYSIEFSCFPPEFYNRFIIPVATINDHVILSNSRRDIWVFYGSKTHIFPYKFTASKYHMSFFETLVSVYQ; encoded by the exons ATGGAGGGGAAGAGAAAAAGAGGCGTAAACATTCCACGTGATATAGTAGAAGAAATTCTGGTGAAGGTACCTGTGAAGTCTCTGGTGAGATTCAAAGTAGTGTCGAAAGAATGGAGAAGAAGCATAGAATCAACGTGTTTCATAGAGAAACACATAAGGTATCAGAAATCTCTAGGAGGAGCGACGGTTCTTTCAACAGGAAAAAAAAGACGAAATAGTCTCGTTCTAGAAAAGCTGTTGATCACGCCTTGCAGTGGAAGCATACAGACTTGTCAATATCTACCCATCCAACCTTTTCGACCTACTTATGATTTCAAAGTCTCAGAGCCTTGCGACGGTTTGTTTTGTATCTATACCAAAACCAACGATCGTAAGTTTAACCTTGTCAATCCTGCTACTAATAGCCGCCGCATACTCCCTGAGGCCACCTCTACCCTCGATGAAG TTTATGGTACGAGCTATTCTTTGCTAGGGATCGGAAGAGAGAATGTTGTGATTCCAAAGCATAAGCTACTATGGTTTTTCCAGTGTAATGACAAATTGGTGAATGAATTTACTAGGTGCAAGGTTTTGTCTCTTGACTCTAATAGTTGGAGATACGTAGATCCACCCAACTGTCGAATTTACTGTGACCAACCTATAATTCACTTGGATGGAGTGCTCTATTGCTTCAGCTTCAACCGCGAAGAGATGGGTTACGGCCAACCGTGCATCTGTAAACTACTAGCTTTTGATCTTCACACAGAGATGTTTCATAGTTTTTCTACTCAGGATTTGGAGTCTAGAGACTGCCGTGAATTAAGCATGTGTATTCTTAATCATCGTCCATGCATCTTCAAGAAACGTCTTGGTAATAACGACCTTCTCTTCAAAATTTGGGGTCTAGACATAAACAAGAGTTCATGGGAAGTTATGTATTCCATAGAATTTTCGTGTTTTCCGCCAGAATTCTACAATAGGTTCATCATTCCGGTGGCAACAATCAACGATCATGTTATCCTCTCAAACTCTCGTCGTGACATATGGGTATTCTACGGTTCCAAAACCCATATTTTTCCTTACAAATTTACTGCTAGTAAATACCATATGTCTTTTTTTGAGACACTGGTCTCTGTTTACCAATAA